A genomic window from Solanum dulcamara chromosome 11, daSolDulc1.2, whole genome shotgun sequence includes:
- the LOC129873735 gene encoding uncharacterized protein LOC129873735 — protein sequence MRFKNKSRNSTTIRCNPGRRCSFSVLVWSLVGFLLLLNLYSLIFQKDALHGRAHLRINQHPHFRELEEVEEENIQMPPPRKRSPRAAKRKPKRPTTLIEEFLDESSQLRHVFFPGQRTAIDPRRSFENDTYYYYPGRMWLDTEGNPIQAHGGGILYDQRTNMYYWYGEYKDGPTYHAHKKAAARVDVIGVGCYSSKDLWTWKNEGIVLAAEENNETHDLYKLNVLERPKVIYNEKTGKYVMWMHIDDTNYTKASAGVAISDFPTGPFDYLYSKRPHGYESRDMTLFKDEDGVAYLIYSSEDNSELHIGPLNEEYIDVTQAMRRILVGQHREAPALFKHEGTYYMITSGCTGWAPNEALAHAAESIMGPWETIGNPCIGGNKVFRETTFFAQSTFVLPLPELHGSFIFMADRWNPADLKDSRYVWLPLRVAGPVDQPLEYNFGFPLWSRVSVYWHKRWRLPYRWQEIK from the exons atgaGGTTCAAGAACAAATCCAGGAACTCAACCACTATACGTTGTAATCCAGGACGCAGATGCTCATTTTCAGTTCTTGTATGGAGCCTAGTCGGTTTCCTTCTTTTACTTAATCTATACTCCTTAATTTTCCAAAAGGATGCACTGCATGGGCGTGCACACTTACGTATAAACCAGCATCCACACTTTCGTGAGCTTGAAGAGGTTGAGGAGGAAAATATACAGATGCCACCACCAAGGAAGCGATCCCCACGTGCTGCCAAACGGAAGCCTAAGCGGCCAACCACCTTGATTGAAGAATTTCTCGATGAGTCGTCCCAGCTGAGGCATGTTTTTTTTCCTGGTCAAAGAACTGCAATAGATCCTCGTAGGAGTTTTGAAAATGatacttattattattacccTGGGAGAATGTGGTTGGATACTGAGGGAAACCCTATACAAGCTCACGGGGGAGGTATTCTCTACGATCAGAGGACAAATATGTATTATTGGTATGGAGAGTATAAAGATGGGCCAACATATCATGCTCACAAAAAAGCAGCAGCAAGA GTTGATGTTATCGGTGTTGGTTGCTATTCATCTAAAGATTTGTGGACATGGAAAAATGAAGGCATTGTTTTGGCTGCAGAAGAAAATAATGAGACACAtgatttatataaattaaatgtaCTGGAGAGGCCAAAAGTAATTTACAATGAGAAGACAGGTAAATACGTAATGTGGATGCATATTGATGATACAAACTACACGAAAGCTTCGGCTGGTGTTGCCATTAGCGACTTCCCCACTGGTCCATTTGATTATCTGTACAGTAAACGGCCCCACGGATATGAAAGCAGGGACATGACACTCTTCAAAGATGAGGATGGTGTAGCATATCTCATCTATTCCTCAGAGGACAACAGTGAGCTTCATATTGGTCCACTTAACGAAGAGTACATAGACGTGACCCAAGCCATGAGAAGGATTCTTGTTGGACAACACAGGGAAGCCCCTGCTTTGTTTAAGCACGAAGGGACCTACTACATGATCACATCAGGCTGCACTGGTTGGGCTCCGAACGAAGCCCTGGCTCATGCAGCTGAATCAATTATGGGTCCATGGGAGACCATTGGAAATCCATGCATCGGTGGGAACAAAGTTTTTAGAGAAACTACTTTCTTTGCTCAGAGCACATTTGTGCTTCCTTTGCCTGAGCTACATGGTTCCTTTATTTTTATGGCAGATAGGTGGAATCCAGCTGACTTGAAAgattcaaggtatgtgtggtTACCTTTAAGAGTGGCAGGGCCAGTAGATCAGCCTCTTGAGTACAATTTTGGTTTCCCTTTATGGTCCAGAGTGTCTGTTTATTGGCATAAAAGATGGAGACTTCCTTATAGATGGCAGGAAATAAAATGA
- the LOC129874833 gene encoding protein SHORT-ROOT, with protein MDTLFRLVTLQQQQQIQQQQSDQYSFNSSRTSSSSRSSNKQNTYNTTYNYHPHHNQDQQDEECFNFFMDEDDFSSSSSKHNNYPPPHYNQYQQQQISNTPTPTTTSSTPTQQSHHHYDHQFSPARDLNVEFASSFSGKWATDILLETSRAIADKNSTRVQQLMWMLNELSSPYGDTEQKLASYFLQALFSRMTDSGERCYRTLLSASDKTCSFESTRKLVLKFQEVSPWTTFGHVASNGAIMEAVEGESKLHIIDISNTYCTQWPTLLEALATRTDETPHLRLTTVVAASSSTGGAASSVQKVMKEIGSRMEKFARLMGVPFKFNVIHHMGNLSELDIGALEIKDDEALAINCIGALHSVTPAGNRRDYLISLFRRLQPRIVTIVEEEADLDVGVDGLDFVKGFQECLKWIRVYFESLDESFTKTSNERLMLERQAGRSIVDLLACPPSESMERRETGAKWSHRMHAGGFSPVLYSDEVCDDVRALLRRYKEGWSMGQCGGDSAGIFLSWKEQPVVWASAWKP; from the coding sequence ATGGATACTTTGTTTAGATTAGTTAcccttcaacaacaacaacaaatccaacaacaacaatctgaTCAATACTCCTTTAACTCTAGCAGAACTTCAAGCAGCTCTAGATCTTCTAACAAACAAAACACATACAATACTACTTATAATTATCATCCTCATCATAATCAAGATCAACAAGACGAAGAATGCTTCAACTTTTTCATGGATGAAGATgatttctcttcttcctcttctaaACACAACAACTACCCCCCACCTCATTACAAtcaataccaacaacaacaaatttcCAACACTCCCACACCGACAACCACAAGCAGCACCCCGACACAACAATCTCATCATCATTATGATCATCAGTTCTCCCCAGCACGTGACTTAAATGTCGAATTTGCTTCCTCATTTTCCGGTAAATGGGCGACAGATATCCTTCTAGAAACTTCCCGTGCGATAGCCGATAAGAACAGCACACGCGTCCAACAGCTCATGTGGATGTTAAATGAGCTGAGTTCGCCCTATGGAGATACCGAACAAAAATTGGCTTCGTATTTTCTTCAAGCATTGTTTAGCCGCATGACGGATTCTGGCGAACGATGTTATCGTACGTTGTTGTCTGCGTCGGATAAAACATGTTCCTTCGAGTCAACGAGGaaattagttttgaaattcCAGGAAGTTAGCCCTTGGACGACTTTTGGTCACGTTGCATCCAATGGTGCAATTATGGAAGCGGTAGAAGGTGAGTCCAAGTTGCATATAATTGATATTAGCAACACTTATTGTACTCAATGGCCTACTTTGCTAGAAGCACTTGCTACCCGCACCGACGAAACACCTCACCTCCGTCTCACCACGGTGGTTGCCGCTAGCTCCTCCACTGGAGGAGCTGCGTCGTCGGTGCAAAAAGTGATGAAGGAAATCGGTAGCAGAATGGAAAAATTCGCTAGGCTTATGGGCGTGCCGTTTAAATTCAATGTGATTCACCATATGGGAAATTTATCTGAATTGGATATTGGTGCGTTAGAAATTAAAGATGATGAAGCGCTAGCAATTAATTGTATTGGTGCGTTACATTCGGTTACGCCAGCTGGCAATCGAAGGGACTATTTGATATCATTGTTTAGGAGGTTACAACCTAGGATTGTTACAATTGTCGAAGAAGAAGCTGATCTTGATGTTGGCGTTGATGGTCTCGATTTTGTCAAAGGTTTTCAAGAATGTTTGAAATGGATTAGGGTTTATTTTGAATCATTAGACGAGAGTTTTACGAAAACGAGTAACGAACGTTTGATGCTAGAGAGACAAGCAGGACGTTCGATTGTTGATTTACTAGCATGTCCACCATCAGAGTCAATGGAGAGGCGAGAAACAGGGGCAAAATGGTCACATCGTATGCATGCAGGAGGGTTCAGTCCGGTTTTATATAGTGATGAAGTTTGTGATGATGTTAGGGCTTTATTGAGAAGGTATAAAGAAGGGTGGTCGATGGGACAGTGTGGTGGAGATTCCGCCGGAATATTCTTGTCGTGGAAGGAACAGCCGGTGGTGTGGGCCAGTGCATGGAAGCCGTAA